In a single window of the Branchiostoma floridae strain S238N-H82 chromosome 2, Bfl_VNyyK, whole genome shotgun sequence genome:
- the LOC118403649 gene encoding uncharacterized protein LOC118403649, translating into MTAVTSQFEVTGLKLSSRVAPLNQHTACVMFEASCTFPANDCPLMKGCSDESDECYGCKHFVGTCSYMSAADQCSNTSSGMSTLEVQLSFSRRRWSHVFRTFVPSVVIVGCSWISFWLHPRDVTARVQLCVTVFLALITAMANNRMEHGITAVRAEDVWMCGGIITVGLGLLETVAVNAILCGNAFTLSFFQGHRTRVGPNPEPSTAWADDKETSSPEAVANKIDFFSRILFPITAIEETNVALGKAATQSSTHSPWGPEKAVDGSTGLTLSTSLGSSLACTHTNQEYQPWWKVDLGSIYTVQRVIVVNRADCCGERLQNFAVRVGLSDTGLENDQCGETYTDTPTDGQAIVVDCYPPMLGRYVSIQLVERTDALTLCEVEVYGAVCPIPDYVQFNGVCYKDFAQEKTNGEARQRCAEDGGVIAMPKDNATNTFLSDLTDGRRWLGLTDTGCEGQWVFEDGQAMESSGFSNWNPDQPNNSDEDCAVLSSDGFVWMDTRCGYNRGFVCRVDQAAEEWLSRDSSWVVDSSGTPYASNGVTYDAAKTLDGDTRTYWNPYDLDYNYNNWYIVLDLTEPYTLTSIAVNSYGDTTHDIAAFTLQKSQVGSPYNWEYVVSVTGMQAGTDHRQVFAVSQGTARYWKFVVTRTHSGYQPFLKELNLYGISSNVCPVPDYISFNGDCYKDFAEEKTYNEAKKTCAEDGGVLAMPKDNATNTFISNLRNEDGFRWLGLTDANNEGQWVFEDGQILESSGYSNWYPGQPDNIGEDCVELLEESLWNDKRCTASRGFVCQAVQCPLLTAPVNGSLTGSNSYRNTVLFTCDPGYQLVGGNRRTCRADGTWNDSNPTCIACLNPLGMESGAIPDDSITASSTWNSDHLPRDGRLNRVQGHGAWSAGNNSIGQWLQVDLGEMILVSGTIIQGRVYSVSGQWVTSYKLHYSADGISWTAYANSDGSDKVFAGNTDRNTPVTNLLDHPVATRYVRVVVQSWYTHISMRLEVLGCYGADLVGMWPLNALYGSSDVTGNGNDGVATGVQLTPGPFGDSEGAFLFSGATTSYLKIPNNGRLDVRFSFTILGHIFPTGGDGPIFDYVGSDNTWAVHLWQLSSAPLFMRVAGRDGSLSSAVSADVLQQNTWSYVGGTYDSFTGVESIWNDGELVGETHIGVAEVASQYPVRVAVRDGDDRYFAGRIACLQLYNYAMTKEQIAAARDKCRECPNTGYVYFNGICYKSFTERKTRDEARQACAVDGGILAMPKDSETNAFLASLPEVTGGRWLGLTDPNGDGQWVYDDGQNLTSSDYSNWQPDDRDNGSGCVAFWARESVWDPRACNYCRGFICQLPKGYVSFNGRCYKDFPEQKTYNEARQACAEDGGLLAMPKESATNTFISGLRNGDQYRWLGLTDASSEGQWVFEDGQTLEPSDYSNWRPGEPNNVSPGEDCVLLWDADAMWNDASCSATAGFICQIGMPCSHPE; encoded by the exons ATGACCGCAGTGACGTCACAGTTTGAAGTGACAGGACTGAAACTCAGCTCCAGAGTTGCTCCACTCAATCAGCACAcag CCTGTGTCATGTTCGAAGCCAGCTGCACCTTCCCTGCAAACGACTGTCCGCTGATGAAAGGCTGTAGTGACGAAAGTGACGAATGTTACGGGTGCAAACACTTCGTGGGAACATGCAGCTACATGAGCGCTGCTGACCAGTGTTCCAACACGTCATCGG GAATGTCCACACTTGAGGTCCAATTGAGCTTCTCCCGTCGGAGATGGAGTCACGTGTTCCGTACCTTCGTCCCTAGTGTCGTCATTGTGGGCTGTTCCTGGATCTCCTTCTGGCTCCATccacgtgacgtcacggcaaggGTCCAGCTGTGTGTCACGGTCTTCCTTGCCCTCATCACTGCGATGGCCAACAATCGTATGGAGCACGGG ATTACAGCTGTCAGGGCAGAAGATGTCTGGATGTGCGGAGGTATCATCACCGTCGGTTTAGGTCTGTTGGAAACAGTTGCCGTCAACGCCATACTCTGTGGGAATGCATTCACG CTTTCCTTCTTTCAGGGCCATAGAACACGAGTTGGGCCGAACCCGGAACCATCCACTGCTTGGGCTGATGATAAAGAAACATCGTCTCCCGAAGCTGTCGCCAACAAGATCGACTTCTTCTCCAGAATCCTGTTCCCAATTA CAGCTATTGAGGAAACTAACGTTGCCCTTGGTAAGGCAGCAACACAGAGTTCCACTCACTCGCCTTGGGGACCAGAGAAGGCTGTAGATGGATCCACTGGACTGACTTTGAGTACAAGCTTAGGTTCTTCTCTTGCATGCACGCACACCAATCAAGAGTATCAGCCATGGTGGAAGGTGGATCTGGGAAGTATCTACACAGTCCAGCGGGTCATTGTCGTGAACCGGGCGGACTGCTGCG GAGAGCGACTGCAGAACTTTGCGGTGCGAGTTGGCCTGAGCGATACAGGTCTCGAGAATGACCAGTGCGGGGAGACCTACACGGACACTCCTACCGATGGACAGGCCATCGTGGTGGACTGCTACCCACCGATGCTCGGTCGTTACGTGTCCATACAGCTGGTGGAGCGGACAGATGCCCTGACACTGTGCGAAGTGGAGGTctatggtgcag TGTGTCCAATACCAGACTACGTCCAGTTTAACGGAGTCTGCTACAAGGACTTCGCCCAGGAGAAGACGAACGGTGAGGCTAGACAGAGGTGTGCCGAAGACGGAGGAGTAATAGCCATGCCGAAAGACAATGCGACCAACACTTTTTTGTCAGATCTGACGGACGGAAGGCGTTGGCTTGGTCTAACTGACACCGGCTGTGAGGGCCAGTGGGTGTTTGAAGACGGCCAAGCTATGGAGTCATCGGGCTTCTCTAACTGGAACCCCGATCAACCCAACAATTCTGACGAAGACTGCGCCGTGTTGTCGTCGGATGGGTTCGTCTGGATGGATACAAGGTGTGGCTACAACAGAGGATTCGTCTGCCGGGTTgaccaag CTGCGGAAGAATGGCTGAGTCGGGATTCATCATGGGTTGTGGACTCATCTGGTACACCATACGCCAGCAACGGAGTCACATATGATGCCGCAAAAACCTTGGATGGGGACACCAGGACCTATTGGAATCCATATGATTTGGATTATAACTACAACAATTGGTACATCGTACTGGACCTCACAGAGCCCTACACTCTTACCAGCATCGCAGTTAACAGCTACGGTGACACTACCCATGACATTGCAGCCTTCACGTTGCAAAAGTCGCAGGTTGGGAGTCCGTACAACTGGGAGTATGTCGTGTCCGTTACTGGCATGCAGGCAGGAACGGACCATCGCCAGGTGTTCGCCGTTTCCCAGGGAACAGCGCGGTACTGGAAGTTCGTGGTCACCCGGACCCACTCCGGCTATCAGCCATTCCTCAAAGAACTGAACCTCTACGGAATCTCCTCCA ACGTCTGTCCGGTACCAGACTACATTAGTTTTAACGGAGACTGCTACAAGGACTTTGCTGAGGAGAAGACATACAACGAGGCTAAAAAAACGTGTGCCGAAGATGGGGGAGTGTTAGCCATGCCGAAAGACAACGCGACCAACACTTTTATCTCAAATCTGAGAAACGAGGACGGGTTCCGTTGGCTTGGGCTGACAGATGCCAACAATGAAGGCCAGTGGGTGTTTGAGGACGGCCAAATCCTGGAGTCATCTGGCTATTCTAACTGGTACCCCGGTCAACCTGACAACATTGGCGAAGACTGTGTCGAACTTCTGGAAGAGTCGTTGTGGAATGACAAGAGGTGCACCGCCTCCAGGGGATTCGTCTGTCAAG CCGTACAGTGCCCACTGCTGACAGCACCTGTAAACGGTTCGCTGACAGGGTCCAACTCCTACCGGAACACTGTCCTGTTCACCTGTGACCCTGGTTACCAGCTTGTAGGTGGGAACAGGCGGACATGCCGGGCAGACGGCACGTGGAATGACAGCAACCCCACCTGTATAG CTTGCCTGAACCCCCTTGGTATGGAATCTGGAGCCATCCCTGACGACAGCATCACGGCGTCGTCTACCTGGAATTCCGACCACCTGCCTCGCGATGGCCGCTTAAATAGGGTTCAGGGGCATGGTGCATGGTCAGCGGGCAACAACTCAATAGGGCAGTGGTTGCAG GTGGATTTAGGAGAGATGATACTCGTCTCGGGAACCATCATTCAAGGTCGCGTTTATTCAGTGAGTGGGCAATGGGTAACCTCCTACAAACTACACTACAGTGCAGATGGAATCAGTTGGACGGCCTATGCGAACAGTGATGGCTCAGACAAG GTCTTTGCGGGAAACACTGACAGGAACACCCCTGTCACCAACCTTCTGGACCACCCCGTTGCGACCCGCTATGTACGCGTCGTGGTTCAGTCCTGGTATACCCACATCAGCATGAGACTTGAGGTTCTAGGCTGCTACG GTGCTGACCTCGTAGGTATGTGGCCATTAAACGCACTGTATGGCTCATCAGACGTAACAGGAAACGGAAATGACGGGGTAGCTACAGGAGTCCAGTTAACCCCAGGTCCTTTTGGCGACAGCGAAGGTGCTTTCCTGTTTTCCGGGGCTACAACTTCCTACTTGAAAATCCCCAACAATGGCAGGTTGGACGTGCGATTCTCATTCACCATACTGGGCCACATTTTCCCCACCGGTGGGGATGGACCTATCTTCGACTACGTCGGAAGCGATAACACCTGGGCAGTTCACCTGTGGCAATTATCTTCAGCGCCCCTGTTTATGCG CGTCGCGGGAAGAGATGGCTCCCTTTCATCAGCGGTATCAGCGGACGTGCTGCAACAGAACACGTGGAGTTACGTGGGCGGGACGTACGACAGCTTTACAGGTGTGGAATCAATTTGGAACGACGGTGAACTGGTCGGTGAAACACACATTGGAGTTGCCGAAGTCGCAAGTCAGTACCCTGTCCGGGTGGCGGTAAGGGACGGAGATGATCGGTACTTCGCGGGCCGTATCGCCTGTCTGCAGCTGTACAACTACGCCATGACCAAGGAACAGATCGCTGCAGCACGGGATAAGTGCAGAG AGTGCCCCAACACAGGCTATGTTTACTTTAACGGAATTTGCTACAAGAGCTTTACAGAACGAAAAACGCGCGACGAGGCTCGCCAAGCTTGTGCGGTAGACGGAGGGATTTTagccatgccgaaggacagCGAGACCAACGCTTTTCTCGCCAGTCTACCTGAGGTAACAGGAGGCCGCTGGCTTGGGCTGACTGACCCCAACGGAGACGGCCAGTGGGTGTATGATGATGGGCAAAACCTGACGTCATCAGACTACTCCAACTGGCAACCCGACGACAGGGACAACGGTTCCGGCTGTGTTGCATTTTGGGCGAGAGAGTCTGTGTGGGATCCAAGAGCCTGCAACTACTGCAGGGGATTCATCTGTCAGCTACCCAAAG GCTACGTCAGTTTTAACGGACGTTGCTACAAGGACTTCCCCGAGCAAAAGACATACAACGAGGCCAGACAGGCGTGTGCCGAAGATGGGGGACTGTTAGCCATGCCGAAAGAGAGTGCGACCAACACTTTTATCTCAGGTCTGAGAAACGGAGACCAGTACCGCTGGCTGGGGTTGACAGATGCCAGCAGTGAAGGCCAGTGGGTGTTTGAGGACGGTCAAACCCTGGAGCCATCTGATTATTCTAACTGGCGCCCAGGTGAACCCAACAACGTTTCCCCAGGTGAAGATTGTGTCCTATTGTGGGATGCTGATGCCATGTGGAATGATGCGAGTTGCAGTGCCACTGCTGGATTCATCTGTCAGATAGGTATGCCTTGCAGTCATCCCGAGTAG